ggaaaAGTTCTGATGTTCCAACAAATCCTGTTAAGTTTTCTGatctgtatttttctttatttttttactatttattgttctgacagctcaggtccctttaaacatttaaacaaaaatataaatatttgtgcactttcttttttttaagcctATATATATTCGGCTGATGCATACATGTGTATGCTTTTTGTGTTagtccatttatatatatatatatataaatttattttttatttgtattactttaaaaGCTCCGGAATGTTCAAGGAGGAACCTGCTTGTGCACTTTCTAAAGATATGTTGCACTTCTCttctgttttttaataaatggtTCGAATTAatgcttgtttttttcttttctttccgattaatcgaaaaaataattgaccgattaatcgattgtgaaaatactcgttagttgcagccctcgtCTGATGACCTCATAGTTAACGGATGGAACGCTGACAGCATTCTCTCCATCATTTTACCCATATGAGAGGTTAGGGCTATCACTCTATAATTGGCTGGATTTGATGGACCGCTATTGCCTGCAGATGAATAGTTTACACACGCCAAGGATCGCATCGTTTAGTGGTCGGAGCGGGAACTACACCCGGTTGACGAAACCCGGAAGTCGAGCTCCGCAGACCTCGTGGATTTTTCGTGAGTGAATCCGGTGTCGTCTCCAAAATATCGGTTACGTTGTGCAAAGATAACAAAAATGCGTATTATTTCATGGGTTGCTTCTACTAGTGAACTTCAAACAATCTACAATGTCGTTAAAGAGGACAATCGTACAAAATCGCACctcatttaaattattcataaAATGTAACCGTATGTTTGGCCGTTATGGAGAACTTGATgatagatatgtgtatatatgtgtggctGTATAGctaaaaaacatgaacatacatttaaatatttgtgttattgtgaATTTTAACAGATGTTTGTGTAGCAAAGACACAATATCAACTTTATATGTATAAGAATTACTGGAAAGTGGTTCATAAGATCCATAAGACAATGATTAcatgagagaaaagagaaattgATGATGGAGAATAATTTATCAAATgtagttttgcttttgtttctctctttatttGGACGTTGCATATTTGGAAATATGTTGGATTTATTTGTGTTACATGAAGTTAACACACCAACGGGCTCCATGCTCGACACGTGATTACCCTCCATACACGGGTCTATAAAGTATCACCTCATCATGTTTACTCATTTCCTCATTCCTCTTTTCTCATAAAATGcattccttttttattcatgCAGGACATCACATcagctccttcctcctcctcctcctcctcttcctcctcccagccCCATCTCAGTGCTCGTGCCCCTCGTTGGTCTCGTACCCCAGGGTGTCCCCGAGGTGCTGGTGGGCGAAGAAGGTCCGCGCCATCTCGTTGATGTGGTTGTAGGCGCCGATGGATCTGAAGTATTCTACGTAGTTCCAGAAGTCGGAGGTGGAGTACGGCCAGTAGGGAACGGCTGGAGCTTCGTCGTAAGGAACTGAAGGAGGAAGGACCCGTCgggggaggacagagggaagatggAAGGGTTCATCTCGTATCctttcaaacaaacacattccACCGAGCCGTCGGTCCGGATCGGCGGGGCGTTCAGGTGCAGtcggtgtgttcaggtgcagccGGTGTGTCCAGAATGCTTCACATGCCTCCAGAGAAATGAACTTTACTCCAGTTTTATAATATGTAAAAAACATCTACTAATTTAGAGGCCCAATTTGTACTTTTTACACCCcgatatgtttattttttaactttacTTTAAAATGATGATGTATTATTCTGGATTCAGCTGTACATAGGGTGACTATGAGTCCCGTCTTTAacagctgcaacattaaagtgaAACAGTGACAGTTTttccacttaaccctcctgttgccttcgggtcaatttgaccccattcaatgtttaaccctcctgttacctttatatttactgacatattttaccctctgggtcaatttgaccccagcaattaaaacctccagaaaattattagaattaatattgttttccaagtttaagtgtgaggtactttatgtttgtttgttgactacctaaatagccctttaaatatataaaaaagttgatatttcttatatgtttgacagtgaaaaacagcctggggtcaaattgacccgaaagaacaccgacattaaacattgaatggggtcaaattgacccgaaaggtaacaggagggttaaatgtgacTGAAAGCACAGACATAATTTAGTTTATTGATTCAAGATATTACATTTATCTTTTAAAACAAAAGGGTCATACAGGATGTATCCTGACCCAAACAATGCAGTCACTACGTCAAATGTAATTGTCTTTCAGTGTATGCAAGtataagattttaaaaaacactcaaataaacTAAAGTAACTTTGGACTATTTCATGTTTAACTTCACTTGAAGTGATTCTCTTAGTCTTCAGCACCAAGAGATGGAAAACTATAATATCTGTGgactttttgtgtttgttgtaaaATATGAAGACATCTAAAAGGAGATGTGTTATTTGTATATCGTACCTCCTTCTGGAATGACTCTGGCCTctgtgaaaagagagagagagagagagagacattaacatTCCAAGGCTTCTTGTGCACAAAGACGGGATTCAAGAGCAGAAAACTCCCCGAGGACTGCAGGATACCTGCTCACTCCTCAAatattatcacacacacacacacattctgaaacacactctcacacacactctcacacacacacacacacacacacacacacacacacacacacacacacacagtctgaagCATGCACAGAGTCCTCTTTGTACGCGTGCAGTCAACAAATCGAATGATGGAGCACGAATGGATCCCGATGACGATTCATAGTGATCCACATTTATGTATCAATGagtttttattcattcataacGGCCACGTTTAGCATTCAAACTTTATTAACGTTTTAACCCGAAGCATGGTTTACAtattaaataaaagataaactCACCGCAGAGTGAAAaggcgaagaggaagaggagaacacTGGAGCAGACCAACATCTTCATCTTTCCCCCCTGAATGAACACGGATGCGGACGATGCTCTTTTCGTTTTAAAGAACATACAATATAAATtattcctttcaaaaacatatttattttttgttgttcttgcaGAACTTTGTGAGTTAAATAATATGAGGAGTTTTTTACCTGTAGATTTGTGAAGTTGTGTGAAGAGGTGAAGAGGTGCTGCTCATCTGCTGCTGGGCGGAGGTCTGCGGAGAGGGGGGCTCAGGACGAGCcagtggaccccccccccccacacacacacacacacactgccaagcCTTACCCATATTATACTGAGACATTCTATATATTCCACTCTCAATATTACGTATATTATTTCTCTAATTACTCTTATTCGACTACTTGAGgatctattatattatatatatatatatatattatatatatactgtatataatatatatgtgtatctataaatataatatatatattatatataatatatttatattatatatatactgtatataatatatatgtgtatatataaatataatatataaatataatataatatatatgatatacaggactgtctcagaaaattagaatattgtgataaagttctttattttctgtaatgcaataaaaaaaacaaaaatgtcatgcattctggattcattacaaatcaactgaaatattgcaagccttttattttttaatattgctgattatggcttacagcttaagaaaactctaaaatcctatctcataaaattttaatatttcctcagaccaagtaaaaaaaagatttataacagctgagtgtttgtcaaggctcaggaaacccttgcaggtgtttcgagttaattagacaattcaagtgatttgtttaataccctactagtatactttttcatgatattctaatatttagagataggatatttgagttttcttaagctgtaagccataatcagcaataaatcagaataaaaggcttgcaatatttcagttgatttgtaatgaatccagaatgcatgacatttttgtttttttaattgcattacagaaaataaagaacttcatcacaatattctaattttctgagacagtcctgtatatgtgtatatataaatataatatataatatatttatataatatatatactgtatataatatatatgtgtatatataaatataatatataaatataatattctttatatatatatgatatatatgtgtgtatatatatatatattatatttcactcttaacttttttcttcttccagttACTGAGAAACTTTTGGATATCTTCTCAGATATTACGTCACTCCTAACTTTCTCAGTTATAGTCAATAGAAAATAAGAAGCGCGACCAAATGATCTGCTTAATGATTCAAGCTTTATTAGACAAAGaaatattcccccccccctcatgtttAATGCCATCACCACCAATATGCTCATTTCTTCTTCACGCGTTATTTCACACAAAGTAACATGTCGACATATCACATACAAAATGCCGCTTGTAACGTCCTGAAGCGTGTTAATTCATTATAGGTTTTTACAAATGCCGTTTCTTTAATCATTAAAGCACAGAGCAGTTACAGAATCCATTTAATCTATTCTAAATATTCATTTTAACATCTTTGAACACAGAAGATTTAACTAGTAAAGAATGAAAATCACAGCACGCGGTTCTCAGATTTGTTGTTCGCACTAACTGCAATACGAGGTACTGTCGTCCCCGcgtttagccccgccccctgctccGCCCCCCTAGACATCGGGGCAGCCCATCTGGTCCGTGGGCTTCATCCCGCACACCTCGACGCCCTCGCCGCTCAGCAGCTGCTTGGCGCTCGCCACGCTCTCCGGCGGCGGGAAGCGGGAGCGGCTGAGGATCCAGGCGTAGTCGATGTAGAAGATGTTGAGGACGTTGGTGCAGGAGTACACGGCGGACAGGCCGCTGTAGTCGGTGCTCAGCACCAGGTACGGGACGTAGGGCGAGACTGGGAGGGAGAGACGACATCATCACGTGTCAAAGACGCCGACTAAGCTGACATCTCTACGTCTGAGTGGAACTTATAATATTTGATTTAGTTTGCATACATGTAGAAATATACACTTGTATACACTATAAACTttcattttttcccttttttccccctttattatttaaattctgaaATGTAGTATGCcctgattttatattttattggaACTAATTTCTCCATGAGGATGAAGAAagtatatctatccatctacccatctatccatctctctacccatctacctacctatctatccatctacctatctatctctctacccatctacctatctatctatccatctacctatctatccatccatctacccatctatccatctacccatctatccatctctctacccatctacctatctatctacccatctatctacctatctatatatccatctacctatctatccatctacctatctatctatccatctatccatctatctatccatttatctacctatctatctacccatctatccatctatctatccatttatctacctatctatctatctacccatctatccatctatctatccatttatctacctatctatctatctatctacccatctatctatatatctatccatttatctacctatctatctatctacccatctatccatctatctatctatatatcaacccatctatccatctatctccaTTTATCTACCAATCTATCGatcaatccatctatctatctatctaccttcacctctacccatctatctatccatttatctacctatctatccatctacccatccatccatccatccatctatccatttatCCATCTACATGCTCAACTATTGAGACACTTCATAAACAGAAATAACTTTTCCTTTTGGACGACGTCCTCGAGAAACGATCGAGTCGtctcaaataaatacacaacccTGGACCgaggggaggagctacagaTACAGATCAGTGTCGTGAGATCCGACTCCGACAAATTCACCTCAACATTACGCTGACGTAATAACCGAGTTGTCGgctgaaaaaaatgttttacggtACGATTTTCACAATATAATAGCCATAAATAAAACACGTGAAACAAAGCAAGACGACCAATCTGacgaagaacaacaagaagaggatgaaggaaACAAAAAGCCCAGAGCAGAGAGGATGAGGACGAAGAAGAGCGCTCACAGTGCGAGAAGCTGACTCCCAGCCGGGCCGGTTCTCTCGGGTCTATAACCACCGCGGTTCCTTCGGCCGTCGTCACCTTGCCTTTACTGAGGTGGAGGAACAAGGTACATCAGTTACAgaaatatacaatacatattAATCTATCATCTCCCAGAATGCAGTGGGGTTTGTCTCTTTCCCTGTTCAATGAGATGCACGCCTCAGATTAGACTTCTCGATTAACGTAAATCTCATAGTTCCTGTCGCTGTCACCAAAGACTCCTTTCCTTCGCCCTCGAGGGGTCACCGTCTTCTCGACTCTACGGAGGTGGAAGAACtttatttcccagaatgcagctgtccctcagtctgcaGCCAATGGGACTCCGACACCGGAGACCCTCGCTACTCACTAGAGCAGCTTGTTCAGGACCTGGATGGTGCCGTCCGGCCTCACGGCGTAGTCGGCCTCGATGCACTTCCCCTTCTCGAAGGACGCCGGCAGCTTCTCGATCTCGTACCAGTGGCCCATGTACTGcggggcggagaggaggaggcgtgatGGGGGGGCGGAGAGGAGGCGTGACGGGGGGCTCGGCCAGCGTGGGAACCAAGGGTGTCACGAGCGCGCTTACCTGTTGGAGGGTGAAGTTGGGCTGCAGCATGGGGGTGGGACAGCTACCCCAGTGGTAGGTCTGTGCTGCCACTagagggagcagcaggaggaagaggagggacgaggaggaagaggaggccatgTTTCTCTACTGGCGCTCAGAACTCtaagaaaaacatattttatattataagtATCATGTTAGAATGTATTTGTCGATTCGATTTTCCGGCATTTTACTCTACATTTATTTGATAACTTTACAGATTTAAAGGagtaaaaaggagaaaaagtaATTACTTAAgtaaaaaggagaaaaataatTACTTAAAATGTTACTTAAGTAAAAAGTAATGTAACTGGGctttgaagaggaagaagagtggaATAAAAGAACGTCTCCATTATTCTTAAAATAATGTCAATAAAACTAAAGCATTTATACAGATTTCACAAAAGCAAACTATTTTAAATAGTTATTTGTGTAGctgtaatgtttttattattattattattattctaattaTTATAATGTAGTATTAAATCAAACTAGATATAAATATTGCGAATGGAATTAAAGTTTCATATTTTTATAGTAAATAGTGTGGTGTCAGTTTGTGACGGAGCATATTTGGGGATGCTTATTCCGACGGGTGTGGCCAACTAAAATTCAAGtttaattatatatgtaatttCTAATATTTGAATTTTTGCAGATCGCCAAGCTGCCAGAAAGCTGTTATTTAAAAGTATAGCTGTCTTTGGAtgagtttgacctttgacctgaacgCCCACCCGGTCTCGC
The Pseudoliparis swirei isolate HS2019 ecotype Mariana Trench chromosome 16, NWPU_hadal_v1, whole genome shotgun sequence DNA segment above includes these coding regions:
- the apodb gene encoding apolipoprotein Db — translated: MASSSSSSLLFLLLLPLVAAQTYHWGSCPTPMLQPNFTLQQYMGHWYEIEKLPASFEKGKCIEADYAVRPDGTIQVLNKLLYKGKVTTAEGTAVVIDPREPARLGVSFSHFSPYVPYLVLSTDYSGLSAVYSCTNVLNIFYIDYAWILSRSRFPPPESVASAKQLLSGEGVEVCGMKPTDQMGCPDV
- the otos gene encoding otospiralin, with the protein product MKMLVCSSVLLFLFAFSLCEARVIPEGVPYDEAPAVPYWPYSTSDFWNYVEYFRSIGAYNHINEMARTFFAHQHLGDTLGYETNEGHEH